One Bacillus spongiae DNA window includes the following coding sequences:
- a CDS encoding transcription repressor NadR: MVRKKILGEERRQQILNKLLDEKIPVTGSELADIMNVSRQVIVNDISLLKARNEPIIATSQGYLYIVNKTSAMMEKTVACYHSPDRTEEELNLLVDLGVMVKDVKIEHPVYGDLTASIRVSSRKDVKEFLKKIVNTKASLLSELTGGAHLHTLVAKDEKTLIQAEKALHMNGFLILTNE; encoded by the coding sequence GTGGTAAGAAAAAAAATATTAGGTGAAGAGAGAAGACAGCAAATTTTAAACAAACTATTAGACGAGAAAATACCGGTTACGGGTAGCGAGCTCGCCGATATAATGAATGTAAGTCGGCAAGTAATCGTGAATGATATTTCCCTTTTAAAAGCTCGGAATGAACCCATCATTGCCACTAGTCAAGGATATTTGTACATTGTCAATAAAACATCAGCAATGATGGAGAAAACCGTTGCTTGCTACCATTCACCTGATCGTACAGAAGAAGAGTTAAACCTTCTTGTTGACTTAGGTGTAATGGTAAAAGACGTTAAGATTGAACACCCTGTCTATGGAGATCTTACCGCCTCAATCCGTGTATCTAGCCGAAAAGATGTGAAAGAATTTCTGAAAAAAATAGTGAACACGAAAGCTTCATTGCTATCAGAATTAACGGGCGGTGCTCACCTTCATACACTTGTTGCCAAGGACGAAAAAACATTAATACAAGCAGAAAAAGCTCTACATATGAATGGATTCCTCATTCTTACAAATGAATGA
- the pheA gene encoding prephenate dehydratase, whose translation MNKNRIGYLGPEGSFTNVAALHAFSQQKLKAYFTIPDCFDALVNNEVDYSIIPLENTLEGSVTLTIDSLFRSSNLSVVAEIILPIQQHLLMHIDQKNQQVEKVLSHSHALAQCHQFLHQDLKGVPLVQTTSTSAAAKLVSRESEKPLAAIGTELAAKLYELEIVKRNIQDSSNNHTRFVVVTSDKAPPTLSLTPTRVKSTIMVTLPTDRAGALHQVLSAFSWRRLNLSKIESRPLKKRLGDYFFIIDIEEEVDSVLVKGSLDEIRALGCGVKVIGSYASYPIA comes from the coding sequence ATGAACAAGAATAGAATTGGATACTTAGGACCAGAAGGTTCGTTTACGAATGTAGCTGCGCTTCACGCTTTTAGTCAGCAGAAGTTAAAAGCTTATTTTACGATCCCTGATTGTTTTGATGCATTAGTCAACAACGAGGTCGACTATTCTATAATCCCATTAGAAAATACATTGGAAGGATCCGTTACATTAACGATTGATTCGTTATTTCGTTCCTCCAATCTAAGTGTAGTAGCTGAAATTATTTTACCGATTCAACAACATTTATTAATGCATATAGATCAAAAAAATCAACAAGTTGAAAAGGTGTTATCACACTCTCACGCCCTTGCTCAGTGTCATCAGTTTTTACATCAAGATCTAAAAGGGGTTCCGTTAGTGCAAACGACCTCGACCTCTGCTGCAGCAAAACTAGTCAGTCGTGAGAGTGAAAAACCTTTAGCTGCGATTGGGACAGAATTAGCAGCTAAGCTTTATGAATTGGAAATTGTAAAAAGAAACATACAAGATTCTTCTAATAACCATACTCGCTTTGTTGTTGTGACGTCTGATAAGGCACCACCAACCCTTTCGTTAACACCTACTCGTGTTAAATCAACCATTATGGTGACATTACCAACCGACCGAGCAGGAGCACTTCACCAAGTGCTTTCAGCCTTTTCATGGAGACGGCTGAATTTAAGTAAAATCGAATCACGTCCATTGAAAAAGCGTTTAGGAGACTATTTCTTTATTATTGATATAGAAGAAGAGGTAGATAGTGTTTTAGTAAAGGGATCACTAGATGAAATTAGGGCATTAGGATGTGGAGTGAAAGTGATTGGAAGTTATGCTTCTTATCCGATTGCATAA
- the safA gene encoding SafA/ExsA family spore coat assembly protein: MKIHIVQKGDTLWKIAKKYGVDFEEVKKMNAQLSNPDMIMPGMKIKVPTSGGTVKKQVNFGAKEMPKATHPYKKEMPYKEAPKPMKKEVPVQPPPKMPTPVIPEIDINNYYMMNMANMQIKKEAPVLPEKPPNVLPVVEKEKPVVEESPECPPMPMYEQCVPVSPIMPGAGFCPPQGGYAPHMPYSSYSTPMHHQQWGPNGVAGVDNINAIASNDESSPYMGMYPGMMPENGVPYQIPGVQNEMPAQMGMAPGSWGMPMEQSNGMGPHTMGMPMDQSNGMTHGSWGMPMEQNNGMGPHTMGMPMEQNNGMGPHTMGMPMEQNNGMGSHTMGMPMEQNNGMGSHTMGMPMEQGNGMPSHSMHHSNGPMGNPHVMPQGAGYGPHGMHYGVLPGVEGQGAPFPYGGTGMPWQPGGVVEDPGALVPFGGAGDNGAQVPPSAVAGVQSHHGIDDGCGCGPRMTGYVPKGPVGGQMYPAPYMGPQYFTGPPNGFPQGPFSMPRPYDDEFDR, from the coding sequence GTGAAGATCCATATTGTTCAAAAGGGAGACACTCTTTGGAAAATCGCCAAAAAATATGGTGTGGATTTCGAAGAGGTAAAGAAGATGAACGCTCAGCTATCAAATCCAGATATGATAATGCCCGGCATGAAAATAAAGGTACCAACATCAGGAGGGACCGTAAAAAAACAGGTGAATTTTGGTGCGAAAGAGATGCCAAAAGCAACTCATCCATATAAAAAAGAAATGCCTTATAAGGAAGCACCGAAACCAATGAAAAAAGAAGTACCGGTGCAACCACCACCTAAAATGCCAACGCCGGTTATTCCGGAAATTGACATTAATAATTACTATATGATGAACATGGCTAATATGCAGATTAAGAAGGAAGCACCTGTTCTGCCAGAAAAGCCACCTAATGTTCTTCCTGTTGTGGAAAAAGAAAAACCAGTTGTAGAGGAAAGTCCAGAATGTCCTCCAATGCCAATGTATGAGCAATGTGTTCCAGTTTCACCGATTATGCCAGGAGCTGGATTCTGTCCACCACAAGGTGGGTACGCTCCACACATGCCTTATAGTAGCTACAGTACACCAATGCACCACCAACAGTGGGGGCCAAATGGAGTGGCAGGTGTAGATAATATTAATGCGATTGCATCCAATGATGAATCCTCCCCTTATATGGGAATGTATCCAGGTATGATGCCGGAAAATGGAGTACCTTATCAAATTCCGGGTGTTCAAAATGAAATGCCTGCACAAATGGGAATGGCTCCGGGTTCATGGGGAATGCCAATGGAACAAAGTAATGGAATGGGACCTCATACAATGGGGATGCCAATGGATCAAAGTAATGGAATGACGCACGGTTCATGGGGAATGCCAATGGAACAGAATAATGGAATGGGACCTCATACAATGGGAATGCCAATGGAACAGAATAATGGAATGGGACCTCATACAATGGGGATGCCAATGGAACAAAATAATGGAATGGGATCTCATACAATGGGGATGCCGATGGAACAAAATAATGGAATGGGATCTCATACAATGGGAATGCCGATGGAGCAGGGGAATGGAATGCCTTCTCACTCAATGCACCATTCAAATGGACCAATGGGTAATCCGCACGTAATGCCACAAGGAGCTGGTTATGGGCCGCACGGGATGCACTATGGTGTTCTACCAGGAGTAGAAGGTCAGGGAGCACCTTTCCCTTACGGAGGTACTGGAATGCCGTGGCAGCCCGGTGGAGTAGTAGAAGATCCCGGTGCATTAGTACCATTTGGTGGTGCTGGAGATAACGGGGCACAAGTTCCACCTTCTGCCGTCGCAGGAGTTCAAAGTCACCATGGGATAGACGATGGTTGTGGGTGTGGTCCAAGAATGACTGGCTATGTTCCGAAAGGGCCAGTAGGTGGTCAAATGTATCCTGCCCCATATATGGGCCCACAATATTTTACCGGTCCACCAAACGGTTTTCCGCAAGGACCATTTTCTATGCCTAGACCATATGACGATGAATTCGACAGGTAG
- the nadC gene encoding carboxylating nicotinate-nucleotide diphosphorylase, protein MNNLKLKAMLEDFFIEDIGEGDLSSQALFKQSDKGVFHFIAKENGIFCGSEVIKAGFSIIDNAIQVDVKKQDGDEVQIGEVIAIISGPMAGLLQGERVVLNLVQRMSGIATTTMETVGIVEGTGVRICDTRKTTPGLRMLEKYAVTCGGGYNHRKGLYDAVMLKDNHISFAGGITNAVKSVKEKLGHTVKIEVEIESKQQMLEAIEAGADIIMFDNRTPEEISEWISYVPSHVVTEASGGITPKNVKEYGNTGVQYISLGYLTHSYKSLDISAKVLMTT, encoded by the coding sequence ATGAACAACTTAAAATTAAAAGCCATGCTTGAGGATTTTTTTATTGAAGATATTGGAGAAGGTGACTTGTCTTCACAAGCTTTGTTTAAACAGTCAGACAAAGGTGTTTTTCACTTTATTGCAAAAGAAAACGGTATTTTTTGTGGAAGTGAAGTGATAAAAGCTGGATTCTCTATTATTGACAATGCCATTCAAGTAGATGTAAAGAAACAAGACGGGGATGAGGTTCAAATTGGCGAAGTCATTGCTATCATATCTGGTCCAATGGCAGGCTTACTTCAAGGCGAACGAGTTGTATTAAATTTAGTTCAAAGAATGAGCGGAATTGCTACGACAACAATGGAAACCGTCGGAATAGTAGAGGGAACAGGTGTTAGAATTTGTGATACGAGAAAAACAACACCGGGATTAAGGATGCTAGAAAAATATGCCGTTACTTGTGGTGGTGGTTATAACCATAGAAAGGGCTTATATGATGCGGTCATGTTAAAAGATAATCATATTTCATTTGCTGGTGGCATTACGAACGCTGTAAAATCCGTGAAAGAAAAGCTAGGTCATACTGTGAAGATTGAAGTAGAAATCGAATCAAAGCAACAAATGTTAGAAGCAATTGAAGCAGGAGCGGATATTATCATGTTCGATAATCGTACTCCAGAAGAAATTAGCGAGTGGATTTCTTACGTTCCTAGCCACGTTGTTACAGAGGCTTCTGGAGGTATCACACCTAAAAATGTAAAGGAATACGGAAACACAGGGGTACAGTATATTTCATTAGGGTATTTAACCCACTCGTATAAGTCTCTGGACATTAGTGCAAAAGTGTTAATGACAACATAG
- a CDS encoding intercompartmental signaling factor BofC, whose product MIRAFRILYMSLLIVTITVFNLDQSVCGATDSQANTEKHDSTEVAPAHQITVILERLYLDGESSKEVVTKTIWSMEDFWSEYEKWNLVEMNEEVAIFQQQMNDISPLLKSNGYFGITEGGVLTIFNGKPDKSNVIQSFFQIDIPKLESKTQKELVKGIPIKSKEEYNEVLDVFKPYKKNR is encoded by the coding sequence ATGATTAGAGCTTTTCGTATTTTGTACATGAGTCTATTGATTGTTACTATAACAGTATTTAATTTAGATCAATCTGTTTGTGGGGCTACTGATTCTCAAGCAAATACAGAAAAGCACGATTCAACAGAGGTGGCGCCAGCTCATCAAATTACAGTTATTCTTGAAAGGTTATATTTAGATGGTGAAAGCAGTAAAGAGGTTGTTACAAAAACCATTTGGTCAATGGAAGATTTTTGGTCAGAGTATGAAAAATGGAATTTAGTAGAGATGAATGAAGAGGTTGCGATTTTTCAACAGCAGATGAATGATATTTCTCCTTTGTTAAAAAGTAATGGATATTTTGGCATAACAGAGGGTGGAGTGTTAACAATTTTTAATGGAAAGCCTGACAAGTCAAATGTAATTCAATCTTTTTTCCAAATAGATATACCTAAGCTGGAAAGTAAAACGCAAAAAGAGCTAGTGAAAGGTATTCCAATCAAATCAAAAGAAGAGTATAATGAAGTATTAGATGTTTTTAAACCGTATAAAAAAAATCGTTAA
- a CDS encoding ACT domain-containing protein has protein sequence MDKKELDAKYYLVREEVLPEAMRKALAAKELIDRGKATSVWEAVNKVDLSRSAFYKYRDTVFPFHRVVMEKIITLFFHLEDRSGTLSRLLTELAAYDCNVLTIHQAIPLQGRASVTMSLNVTGLTIGLEDLIVKLNRLEFIERVEVLGSGA, from the coding sequence ATGGATAAAAAAGAGCTAGATGCAAAATATTACCTTGTAAGAGAAGAAGTCTTACCAGAGGCAATGAGGAAAGCATTAGCAGCGAAGGAGCTAATCGATCGCGGAAAAGCTACCTCTGTTTGGGAGGCAGTAAATAAGGTTGATTTAAGCCGAAGTGCCTTTTATAAATATCGAGATACTGTCTTTCCATTTCATCGGGTTGTGATGGAAAAAATAATTACGCTGTTTTTTCATTTGGAAGATCGCTCTGGAACTCTTTCTCGTTTATTGACAGAATTAGCTGCATATGATTGCAACGTTTTGACGATTCACCAAGCGATTCCTCTTCAAGGGAGAGCAAGTGTCACTATGTCGCTAAATGTAACAGGCTTGACTATCGGGCTTGAAGATTTAATTGTAAAATTAAATCGATTAGAATTTATTGAACGAGTAGAAGTGCTTGGGTCAGGAGCTTAA
- a CDS encoding IscS subfamily cysteine desulfurase, whose protein sequence is MKYFDYAATTPMDSDAIQAYSQVATQYFGNTSSLHDEGSKSQQLLETCRQEWGKFLQVPSEGIYFTASGTESNLIGIISLAQSMRKHGNHIITTLGEHTSVHSAFSYLEKQGFQITKLPLNKQGQINLKELESAIQSETILIAIQTVNGEIGSIQPIEDITKLIHNENIVLHCDAVQSFGKLDLSDILKTVDSFSISSHKVYGPKGTGLLYINPSRHPTPIFPELTHEKGIRGGTIDVPSIAAFTVAGGKVLSHNHESVSHIRELFLKELTKHKLAFTLFEHNDPHWQLPHVVGLGFDDIQGQWIMLEANRRGFAISTGSACSIGQQSPSKTMLAMGVSNEQAKEFIRISFSHTSSETDVLSLAQALKDIVNDSPQTQSSLK, encoded by the coding sequence ATGAAATATTTTGATTATGCCGCAACGACTCCTATGGATTCTGATGCAATTCAAGCGTATTCACAAGTTGCAACTCAATATTTTGGAAACACCAGTAGCCTACACGATGAAGGAAGTAAATCCCAACAATTACTAGAAACATGTCGACAGGAATGGGGGAAATTTCTCCAAGTTCCTTCAGAAGGAATTTATTTTACTGCAAGCGGAACTGAAAGCAATTTAATAGGAATTATTTCACTTGCACAAAGTATGAGAAAACACGGCAATCATATCATTACTACTTTAGGAGAGCATACATCTGTTCACTCTGCCTTTTCTTATCTTGAAAAGCAGGGATTTCAAATCACAAAATTACCGCTCAATAAACAGGGACAAATTAACCTAAAAGAACTTGAGAGTGCTATTCAAAGTGAAACAATACTTATTGCCATCCAAACGGTCAATGGGGAAATTGGTAGTATACAACCAATAGAAGATATAACGAAATTAATTCACAATGAAAACATTGTATTACATTGTGACGCAGTTCAATCTTTTGGAAAACTCGATCTATCTGATATCCTTAAAACAGTGGATAGTTTCAGCATCTCGTCTCATAAGGTATATGGACCTAAAGGAACAGGATTACTATATATAAATCCTAGCCGTCATCCTACTCCTATCTTTCCAGAATTAACTCATGAAAAAGGAATTAGAGGTGGAACTATTGACGTTCCTAGTATTGCTGCATTTACGGTCGCTGGTGGAAAAGTCCTATCACATAATCATGAATCGGTGAGTCACATTAGAGAATTATTTCTTAAAGAACTTACTAAACATAAATTAGCGTTTACATTATTTGAACATAATGATCCACACTGGCAGCTGCCTCATGTTGTCGGTCTAGGATTTGATGATATTCAGGGCCAATGGATCATGTTAGAGGCAAATCGCAGGGGGTTTGCTATTTCAACTGGAAGTGCTTGCTCAATTGGCCAACAAAGCCCCTCTAAAACGATGCTAGCTATGGGGGTAAGCAATGAACAAGCGAAAGAATTTATTAGAATTTCATTTAGTCACACTTCATCAGAAACGGATGTCTTAAGCTTAGCGCAAGCTCTAAAAGACATTGTAAATGATTCTCCACAAACTCAGAGTTCGTTAAAATAA
- the nadA gene encoding quinolinate synthase NadA yields the protein MSVLQVLQEQKNIGLPEKYHNLSVEEMERRVKEIKDDLGDKLFIPGHHYQKDEVIQFSDSAGDSLQLAQVSARNSKAEYIVFCGVHFMAETADILTTEAQKVILPDMRAGCSMADMADIHQTEKAWKELQSMFGDTILPLTYVNSTAAIKAFVGKYGGATVTSSNAHTMVKWALKEKQRILFLPDQHLGRNTAYDLGIPLDKMAVWDPIQNELIYDGNPEEAIVILWKGHCSVHENFTVKNIENVRKQYPEMNIIVHPECSREVVELSDDNGSTKYIIETIEKAEPGTSWAIGTEMNLVNRLIQNHPDKHIISLNPYMCPCLTMNRIDLPHLLWALESIVDGDPINIISVDEEVSNYAIAALDRMLERA from the coding sequence ATGAGTGTATTGCAAGTGTTACAAGAACAAAAAAACATAGGGCTACCGGAAAAATATCATAATCTTTCTGTTGAAGAAATGGAAAGAAGAGTTAAGGAAATTAAAGATGATCTAGGAGATAAACTGTTTATCCCAGGACATCATTACCAGAAAGATGAAGTAATTCAGTTTTCTGATTCTGCAGGTGATTCATTACAGCTTGCGCAAGTTTCAGCTCGTAATTCGAAGGCAGAATATATTGTGTTTTGTGGCGTACATTTTATGGCAGAAACAGCAGATATTTTAACAACTGAAGCGCAGAAAGTAATTTTACCAGACATGCGCGCTGGCTGCTCAATGGCTGATATGGCGGACATCCATCAAACAGAAAAGGCTTGGAAAGAGCTTCAAAGTATGTTTGGAGATACGATTCTCCCCCTAACATATGTTAATTCTACAGCGGCAATTAAAGCGTTCGTTGGGAAATATGGTGGAGCAACCGTTACTTCTTCAAATGCTCATACAATGGTAAAATGGGCACTTAAAGAAAAACAAAGAATACTGTTCCTTCCTGACCAACATTTAGGTAGAAATACTGCTTATGACCTTGGAATACCGCTAGATAAAATGGCTGTATGGGACCCAATTCAAAACGAACTTATCTATGATGGAAACCCGGAAGAAGCTATTGTTATTCTATGGAAGGGTCATTGTTCTGTCCATGAAAATTTTACGGTTAAAAACATTGAGAACGTCCGAAAACAATACCCTGAGATGAACATCATTGTCCATCCGGAATGTAGCCGTGAAGTGGTTGAGTTGTCTGATGATAATGGTTCAACGAAGTATATTATTGAAACGATTGAAAAAGCTGAACCTGGCACTTCATGGGCAATTGGTACGGAGATGAATTTAGTGAATCGGCTTATTCAAAATCATCCTGATAAACATATTATTTCTTTAAATCCATATATGTGTCCATGCTTAACGATGAACAGAATTGATTTACCACATCTGTTATGGGCGCTCGAAAGTATCGTAGATGGAGATCCAATCAATATTATTTCAGTGGATGAAGAAGTTTCTAACTATGCTATAGCTGCATTAGACCGAATGCTAGAAAGAGCCTAA
- a CDS encoding YhcN/YlaJ family sporulation lipoprotein codes for MRKRSYMLFSILLTTFIFGGCQGTEEIDERTNLYGAAQYDSNWKHGGPMRIMYDSPEGKEREVVRENANGEIIDNNQDNNYHGHWDSISTKAKNSYYAAYNGKFVEEISILASSVENVNEARVIVDRNVAIIGLDLVENDQRSKQQTEERVAAAVDPYIDGKQLYIDSTYGNFARIKVIDNDLRDGGPKRFLAKDVENLIKSLKAEVE; via the coding sequence ATGAGAAAACGTTCGTATATGCTATTTAGTATCTTGCTCACCACATTTATTTTCGGCGGATGTCAAGGGACAGAAGAGATAGATGAACGTACAAATCTTTATGGAGCAGCGCAATATGATTCAAATTGGAAGCATGGTGGTCCAATGAGAATTATGTATGATTCTCCTGAAGGAAAAGAAAGGGAGGTCGTACGTGAGAATGCAAACGGAGAGATAATAGATAACAATCAAGATAATAATTATCATGGGCATTGGGATTCTATTTCTACAAAGGCAAAAAACTCCTACTATGCTGCTTATAACGGAAAATTTGTTGAAGAAATAAGCATACTTGCTTCTTCAGTCGAAAATGTAAATGAGGCTAGAGTGATTGTCGATAGAAATGTGGCAATCATTGGTCTTGATTTAGTAGAAAATGACCAAAGAAGTAAACAACAAACGGAAGAGAGAGTAGCAGCAGCGGTTGATCCATATATTGATGGAAAACAACTTTATATAGATTCAACCTATGGAAACTTTGCTCGAATAAAGGTAATTGATAATGACCTTCGTGATGGGGGACCGAAAAGATTTCTCGCTAAAGATGTGGAAAATTTAATTAAAAGCTTGAAAGCAGAGGTCGAATAA
- the nadB gene encoding L-aspartate oxidase, translating into MRKADVIIVGSGIAALQLANTLNNQLHVIIITKSNKESSNSSMAQGGISAAISPQDHIMKHYQDTLEAGRWHHNEKEVHRLVKEGKEIVEDIIQKGLPVDRTESGELSLGMEGAHSVERIVHSGGDATGRFVIQHLLKTLPSNVEIIENETVISLLQEQKSDRCIGVVTKNKRDRTMNYFAPNIVLATGGAGRFYSFTSNHHTISGDGLAMAYLAGAQLTDLEFVQFHPTLLFVNGETKGLVSEAVRGAGGILTNQFGQKIMRHKHPMKDLAPRHIVAHEIFKERAKGNDVYLDISSIVDFTKKFPTITKMCEEQGISIKDGLIPVAPGSHFLMGGVVVNSVGETCIQGLYAIGEVACTGVHGSNRLASNSLLEGLVYGKRLGNYLNEREHHRTFLIPKKLKDLPAIADYPINQHEFRLNMMKAVGVIREKDRLITHLNWLNDINRESLGKVSIEEKTVEGIHSYFMWIIGKLMTESALLRSESRGGHIRLDHPDEKKSWCQKRIVHRKVNGEMKVTFDEQLKIKSHA; encoded by the coding sequence ATGCGTAAAGCAGATGTTATTATTGTAGGAAGTGGAATAGCTGCTTTGCAGCTAGCGAACACACTGAATAATCAATTACATGTGATAATTATCACAAAGTCAAATAAAGAGAGTAGCAATTCTTCCATGGCACAAGGAGGTATCTCGGCAGCTATCTCACCACAAGACCATATTATGAAGCACTACCAGGATACTCTAGAGGCTGGAAGGTGGCATCATAATGAGAAAGAAGTTCATCGCCTAGTCAAAGAGGGAAAGGAAATCGTAGAGGACATCATACAGAAGGGGCTTCCTGTTGATCGTACAGAAAGTGGAGAGCTTTCGTTGGGAATGGAAGGTGCTCATAGTGTAGAACGAATCGTTCATAGCGGTGGCGATGCTACCGGGAGATTTGTGATACAGCACTTGCTGAAAACGTTGCCATCAAACGTAGAGATAATCGAGAATGAAACGGTTATTTCATTACTCCAAGAACAAAAAAGCGATCGTTGTATTGGCGTCGTAACCAAAAACAAACGTGATAGAACGATGAATTATTTTGCACCAAATATTGTGTTAGCAACAGGAGGAGCAGGACGATTTTACTCCTTTACTTCAAACCATCATACAATCTCTGGTGATGGCTTAGCAATGGCTTATTTAGCAGGGGCGCAGTTAACAGATTTAGAATTTGTCCAATTTCACCCCACATTACTATTTGTAAACGGAGAGACAAAAGGGTTGGTTTCAGAAGCAGTTAGAGGTGCAGGAGGCATATTGACGAATCAATTTGGACAAAAAATCATGAGACATAAGCATCCGATGAAGGATTTAGCTCCAAGGCATATTGTCGCTCACGAAATTTTTAAAGAGCGAGCTAAAGGAAATGATGTGTATCTTGATATCTCTTCAATTGTCGACTTTACAAAGAAATTCCCAACGATTACGAAAATGTGCGAAGAACAAGGCATTTCCATTAAAGACGGCTTAATACCAGTTGCACCCGGTTCCCATTTCCTTATGGGAGGTGTCGTTGTTAATTCAGTTGGAGAAACATGTATCCAAGGTTTATATGCAATCGGAGAGGTTGCCTGCACTGGTGTACACGGATCGAACAGGTTGGCAAGTAATTCACTTTTAGAAGGCCTTGTTTATGGGAAGAGGCTGGGGAATTACTTAAATGAAAGAGAGCATCACAGGACGTTCCTAATACCAAAGAAACTTAAAGACCTTCCTGCTATCGCAGATTATCCCATTAATCAGCATGAATTCCGTTTAAATATGATGAAAGCTGTTGGGGTGATTCGTGAGAAGGACCGATTAATAACCCATCTAAACTGGCTTAATGATATTAATAGAGAATCACTAGGTAAAGTGTCAATTGAAGAAAAAACGGTTGAAGGAATCCATTCTTATTTCATGTGGATAATTGGAAAGTTAATGACAGAATCAGCTCTTTTACGATCAGAAAGCCGAGGAGGACATATTCGCCTTGACCATCCAGATGAGAAAAAAAGCTGGTGTCAAAAGAGAATTGTCCATCGAAAGGTAAACGGAGAAATGAAGGTGACATTTGATGAACAACTTAAAATTAAAAGCCATGCTTGA
- a CDS encoding phosphotransferase, whose product MNSTGSLRGDDFYNRLLLYFQSELNVKNGYLHYLKKGKWLLAYNTEKWFVKEYRKESHFLSQFMLNNNLSKDGFPFNVNFHPIHYRKKLCFEGKYYGLYYWVDSSSLDYRLYDDRHKALKVLSAFHKYTNQYVYHLQPYIPTFNLLEKWRKRQKEFLKNAPYFRLFIPESMLATFLYWGNYSLQKLAEMEELWVKKDVCVVHGDVAHHNFIKNKENDCYLIDFDLIAIAPKIVDDLQLSNRFLHAINWDSQALWAHDLLYKYKSNLPFLYGLFYPTGIYREWNRFRRLDIQTQLATWPFLQQMTFKKHHNRIIFLQKTGELIQELEKKSIK is encoded by the coding sequence ATGAATTCGACAGGTAGCCTGAGAGGGGACGATTTTTATAATCGTCTCCTTTTATATTTTCAATCGGAGCTTAATGTAAAAAATGGATACCTTCATTATTTAAAAAAAGGGAAATGGCTTCTTGCCTATAATACCGAAAAGTGGTTTGTTAAAGAGTATAGAAAAGAATCGCATTTTCTTTCACAGTTTATGTTAAATAACAACCTATCTAAAGATGGCTTTCCATTCAATGTGAATTTCCATCCGATTCATTATAGGAAGAAACTGTGTTTCGAAGGGAAATATTATGGATTATATTACTGGGTAGATTCCTCATCATTAGATTATCGTCTGTATGATGATCGACATAAAGCGCTAAAAGTTTTATCGGCTTTTCATAAGTACACAAATCAATATGTCTATCATTTACAACCGTATATACCAACTTTTAACCTTTTAGAAAAATGGAGGAAAAGGCAAAAAGAATTTTTGAAAAATGCTCCATATTTTCGATTGTTCATTCCAGAATCCATGTTAGCAACGTTTCTATACTGGGGAAATTATTCGCTTCAAAAGCTAGCAGAAATGGAAGAATTATGGGTGAAAAAAGATGTATGTGTAGTTCATGGAGATGTTGCCCATCATAATTTTATAAAAAACAAAGAAAACGACTGTTATTTAATTGACTTTGATTTGATTGCAATAGCGCCTAAGATTGTGGATGATTTACAGTTATCAAACCGATTTTTACATGCGATTAACTGGGATAGCCAGGCGCTTTGGGCGCATGATCTCCTGTATAAATACAAATCGAATTTACCCTTCTTATATGGTCTATTTTATCCGACTGGGATATACCGAGAATGGAATCGGTTTAGACGACTTGATATACAAACTCAACTGGCAACCTGGCCGTTTCTTCAGCAAATGACCTTTAAGAAGCACCATAACAGAATAATCTTCTTACAGAAAACAGGCGAGCTCATTCAAGAGTTGGAAAAAAAATCAATTAAATAA